From the Hyphomicrobium sp. ghe19 genome, one window contains:
- a CDS encoding MBL fold metallo-hydrolase, which yields MDRANISRHGFCLCCIGAAQAGLAGWLTPRAAYAVVSLIKDSAAVAAITVHHLRGNVSVLEGSGGNVAVLTGPDGKVLIDAGIRVSQSQMTKALDALSTDPITHLINTHWHFDDADGNEWLHAAGAKITAHERIFHSTGLRGRLKRPRVQFRQGVTPCTCEPAATEPG from the coding sequence ATGGATCGAGCTAACATCTCGAGACACGGCTTTTGCCTGTGCTGCATTGGAGCGGCACAGGCGGGTCTGGCTGGGTGGCTGACGCCACGCGCGGCTTATGCCGTCGTCAGCCTGATCAAGGACAGCGCCGCTGTCGCAGCCATTACTGTTCACCATCTCCGCGGCAATGTCAGCGTTCTGGAAGGCTCGGGCGGGAACGTCGCCGTGCTGACCGGCCCAGACGGAAAAGTTCTTATCGACGCCGGCATTCGAGTGTCGCAATCCCAGATGACGAAGGCGCTCGACGCTCTCAGCACCGATCCCATCACGCATCTCATCAATACGCATTGGCATTTCGACGACGCCGACGGCAACGAGTGGCTGCACGCGGCCGGTGCCAAGATCACCGCCCACGAAAGGATTTTTCACTCGACTGGTCTACGAGGGCGTCTGAAACGCCCGCGGGTTCAATTCCGACAAGGAGTGACGCCATGCACGTGCGAGCCAGCCGCCACCGAGCCTGGATGA
- a CDS encoding TonB-dependent siderophore receptor: MTWDVRVHSACAALALAGSFTVADAQEEGTALPPVTVTATEQEIPGKKAASKKAKASQNASAPSSQAPATQPSESQSTTSATASGNAVSNAAVDALALRSEAPNATVVIEGAQLQQYNNLSIGDAVRRLPGVTFPGVNRSRDIKLRGIGKEYTQVLLDGRPLLDGDSSRNMEVDRIPATFIERIEITRSPLASMRSEGAAGTVNIITRRDFGPSGGQITVGSGHVEGNGTPGEISAWNGGQVGALRYFIGGGYQRRLVQESSSEFVFSTNGTTPRGGNLVDQHRKFDEYTFLSRFELAIDPANTIVFSPTYLRTNEFRDQHTLRLNNNQESANRDTHEIRHRIRETYGSYLEWQHAFSGVSSSSVFFDYQRGREDTTRESTQTSLPGGSPVVQAPRFVPIDLERIASGGSVTTRVHGHELEAGLGWAQTQRAENEVRGLTNVPLPERNYEISEAIYHAYVSDAFSVFGHDKLTLGLRFEYSITETIDFAKTRFDNDAADLNPSIQYKLAVAPDLDFRLGVARTLRRPDLRDLTPTVVTGSGTIADPDQRGNPGISPEKIWGLDVGTDFFLFQRSGLLSANLFARSFEDKIERTLTQEGGSPRWISTPRNAGDGELYGVELEGRLPMQMIGLPDLTLWANGTAMKSELTDQQTGQTRRFSEQPDLITNIGADYYVRAWATTFGLGYNRTYAYDQNIEQVNGTSQHTSFSNLDRLDASARISLDEHVVLTLSASNLLRADDDRTLTTRDSGGTITARTHSIEPSPSIYYARLSYGW, translated from the coding sequence ATGACTTGGGACGTGCGTGTTCACTCGGCTTGTGCGGCGCTGGCTTTGGCAGGCTCTTTCACGGTTGCCGATGCGCAAGAAGAAGGAACGGCGCTCCCGCCTGTCACCGTTACCGCAACCGAACAAGAAATCCCCGGGAAGAAAGCAGCAAGCAAAAAGGCAAAGGCGTCCCAAAACGCTTCGGCTCCTTCGTCTCAAGCGCCTGCAACGCAACCATCGGAGTCCCAGTCCACAACTTCGGCCACTGCTTCCGGTAACGCGGTCAGTAATGCCGCGGTCGACGCGCTCGCGCTCCGTTCCGAGGCTCCGAACGCCACCGTCGTGATCGAAGGCGCGCAGCTGCAGCAATATAACAATTTGAGCATCGGCGACGCCGTGCGACGGCTTCCGGGCGTGACGTTCCCAGGCGTCAATCGCTCACGCGATATCAAGCTCCGCGGCATAGGCAAAGAATACACGCAGGTTCTGCTCGACGGACGTCCGCTCCTCGACGGCGATTCGAGCCGAAACATGGAAGTTGACCGTATTCCGGCAACCTTCATAGAGCGGATCGAAATCACGCGCAGCCCGCTGGCCAGCATGCGTTCGGAGGGTGCCGCCGGCACCGTAAACATCATAACCCGCCGCGATTTCGGCCCATCCGGCGGACAGATTACGGTCGGCTCCGGCCACGTCGAAGGCAACGGGACGCCCGGCGAAATTTCGGCCTGGAATGGCGGACAAGTTGGGGCTCTTCGCTATTTCATCGGCGGCGGATATCAGCGCCGTCTGGTTCAGGAAAGCTCGAGCGAGTTCGTTTTCAGCACGAACGGGACGACGCCCAGGGGCGGCAACCTTGTCGACCAGCATCGGAAGTTCGACGAATATACGTTCCTGTCTCGCTTCGAACTCGCTATCGACCCCGCTAACACGATCGTTTTCTCACCGACCTATCTACGCACGAATGAATTTCGCGACCAGCACACGCTCCGGCTGAACAACAACCAAGAGTCGGCCAATCGCGACACGCACGAAATACGTCACCGCATCCGCGAAACATACGGCAGCTATCTTGAATGGCAGCACGCATTCAGCGGGGTTTCAAGCTCAAGCGTCTTCTTCGATTATCAGCGCGGACGCGAGGACACGACGAGAGAATCCACGCAAACGAGTTTGCCTGGCGGCTCGCCGGTCGTGCAGGCCCCGCGCTTCGTTCCCATAGACCTCGAACGCATCGCTTCCGGCGGCTCTGTCACGACGCGCGTCCACGGCCATGAACTCGAAGCCGGACTCGGCTGGGCACAGACGCAGCGCGCCGAGAACGAGGTGCGCGGTCTGACCAACGTTCCGCTTCCGGAGCGCAACTACGAGATCAGCGAAGCAATTTATCACGCCTACGTCAGCGATGCGTTTTCGGTTTTCGGACATGACAAGCTGACGCTCGGTCTGCGGTTCGAGTACAGCATCACCGAAACGATAGATTTTGCGAAGACCCGCTTCGACAACGATGCAGCGGATTTGAATCCGTCCATCCAATACAAGCTCGCGGTGGCTCCAGACCTCGACTTCCGGTTGGGCGTCGCTCGGACGCTGCGCCGTCCCGATCTGCGCGACCTCACACCGACCGTCGTCACCGGAAGCGGAACGATTGCCGATCCGGATCAGCGCGGCAATCCCGGCATCTCGCCGGAAAAGATATGGGGCTTGGATGTCGGCACCGATTTCTTCCTCTTCCAGCGATCGGGACTTTTGTCGGCCAATTTATTTGCGCGTTCTTTCGAGGACAAGATCGAGAGAACCCTGACGCAGGAAGGTGGATCCCCGCGCTGGATCTCGACGCCGCGTAACGCCGGCGACGGCGAGCTCTACGGCGTGGAACTCGAGGGCCGTCTGCCGATGCAGATGATCGGGCTTCCGGATCTGACGCTATGGGCCAACGGAACGGCGATGAAGTCGGAACTCACCGATCAGCAGACGGGTCAGACGCGCCGCTTTTCGGAGCAGCCGGACCTGATCACGAACATCGGCGCCGACTACTACGTGCGCGCTTGGGCAACGACGTTCGGGTTGGGCTACAACCGCACTTACGCATATGACCAGAACATAGAGCAGGTGAACGGCACGAGCCAGCATACGAGCTTCTCAAATCTCGATCGCTTGGATGCTTCGGCACGCATCTCGCTCGATGAGCACGTCGTTCTGACTTTGTCGGCCAGCAATCTCCTTCGCGCCGACGACGATCGCACGTTGACGACTCGCGATTCTGGCGGGACGATCACGGCTCGGACGCACAGCATCGAGCCGTCACCTTCGATCTATTACGCTCGCCTGTCGTACGGCTGGTAA
- a CDS encoding PepSY-associated TM helix domain-containing protein, producing the protein MLLKAWTLRLHRWLALIFALPLMIIFLTGLILAFEPAIVASTLKPNVVDATKIEAALAKHDPEGTVDRIFVHGHLGTLVLRDRGGTEIDLETGEIASQPSTTLAVYSLARWIHKTLLLDDGGWGVTITTIAMLSLVVIGIVMGTRPLRNTVSGWHTASAWTALPLVLIAPLTGLAMLYKVTFSGPEPFIAADAAPRSLIEALRIVARDRDLAKLLTLRLRKSGAEARFIEDGEYRNYAVSTGGLVVKPRNWPKLLHEGNWAGVWSASANAVTSLVLILLLSTGLLLWSRRRLRRRRPSRGAVKSDPSPREKILVN; encoded by the coding sequence ATGTTGCTGAAAGCCTGGACACTCCGCCTCCACCGATGGTTGGCGCTCATTTTTGCCTTGCCGTTGATGATCATCTTTTTGACGGGCCTCATCCTGGCATTCGAACCCGCGATCGTGGCTTCGACGCTGAAGCCGAACGTTGTCGACGCGACCAAAATCGAAGCGGCTCTCGCCAAGCATGATCCGGAAGGGACCGTAGACCGCATCTTTGTTCACGGTCATCTCGGTACGCTTGTTCTCCGCGACCGTGGCGGTACGGAAATCGATCTTGAGACCGGCGAGATCGCTAGCCAACCGAGCACCACGCTTGCCGTGTATTCGCTGGCGCGCTGGATTCACAAAACATTGCTGCTCGACGACGGCGGCTGGGGCGTGACCATCACCACCATCGCGATGCTCTCTCTGGTTGTGATCGGAATCGTGATGGGCACCAGACCATTGCGCAACACGGTCAGCGGCTGGCACACGGCATCCGCATGGACTGCCCTGCCGCTCGTCCTCATTGCGCCGCTCACCGGGCTGGCAATGCTTTATAAGGTGACGTTTTCCGGACCGGAGCCGTTTATTGCGGCCGACGCTGCGCCGCGCTCGCTCATCGAAGCGCTGCGCATTGTTGCACGCGACCGAGATCTGGCGAAGCTCTTGACCTTGCGCCTGAGAAAAAGCGGTGCCGAAGCGCGATTCATCGAAGACGGCGAATACCGCAACTACGCAGTTTCGACGGGCGGTCTCGTTGTCAAGCCGCGCAATTGGCCGAAGCTGCTTCATGAAGGCAATTGGGCGGGTGTCTGGTCCGCTTCCGCCAATGCGGTGACCTCGCTGGTTCTGATTCTGTTGCTTTCGACGGGACTTCTTTTGTGGTCGCGACGCCGGCTGAGGCGCCGCCGGCCATCACGCGGCGCCGTGAAATCCGATCCGAGCCCCCGGGAAAAAATCCTCGTCAATTAA
- the dinB gene encoding DNA polymerase IV yields MSEIAIRKIIHVDMDAFYASVEQRDNPELRGKPVAVGYGAKRGVVAAASYEARPFGVRSAMPSTTALRQCPDLIFVPPRFEVYRAVSRQIREIFAEYTPLIEPLSLDEAYLDVTKNLRGLPTASDTASEIRDRIFAETGLTASAGISYNKFLAKLASDMRKPNGQFVIPPQRGANFIESLPVKKFHGVGPVTADKLNGLGIHTGADLRAQSLEFLQQHFGKSGAWYYAIARGEDDRPVEPNRPRKSSGSETTFAVDRILPAEIEAGILEMVDEVWAWCEKNQSFGATVTVKIKYADFTIITRSRTVTGTVATRDRLHDISLSLVRSVYPVTTGIRLVGVAVSKFASDTDDQLDLALDAKHS; encoded by the coding sequence ATGAGCGAAATCGCCATTCGTAAAATCATTCATGTCGACATGGACGCCTTCTATGCCTCGGTCGAGCAGCGGGACAATCCCGAGCTTCGCGGCAAGCCGGTCGCCGTCGGCTATGGTGCCAAACGCGGCGTCGTCGCGGCCGCGAGTTATGAAGCACGCCCGTTCGGCGTGCGCTCCGCCATGCCCTCGACGACGGCGCTGCGGCAATGTCCCGATCTCATCTTCGTGCCGCCGCGGTTCGAGGTCTATCGCGCCGTCTCGCGCCAGATCAGGGAAATCTTCGCCGAGTACACGCCGCTCATCGAACCGCTTTCGCTCGACGAAGCCTATCTCGACGTCACGAAGAATTTGCGCGGCTTGCCGACGGCTTCCGACACCGCCTCGGAGATTCGCGATCGCATTTTCGCTGAGACCGGGCTGACTGCCTCCGCAGGGATCTCCTATAACAAATTTCTCGCCAAGCTCGCCTCCGACATGCGCAAGCCGAATGGGCAGTTCGTCATTCCGCCCCAGCGCGGCGCGAACTTCATTGAAAGCTTGCCGGTCAAGAAGTTTCACGGCGTGGGACCGGTTACGGCTGATAAACTCAACGGGCTCGGCATCCACACCGGTGCCGATCTTCGCGCGCAAAGTCTTGAATTCCTGCAGCAGCATTTCGGTAAATCCGGCGCCTGGTATTACGCCATCGCGCGCGGCGAAGACGACCGGCCCGTCGAGCCCAACCGGCCAAGAAAGTCGTCGGGCTCCGAAACCACCTTTGCGGTGGATCGCATCCTTCCCGCGGAGATCGAAGCCGGAATCCTCGAAATGGTCGATGAAGTCTGGGCCTGGTGCGAGAAGAACCAAAGCTTCGGCGCGACGGTCACCGTTAAAATAAAATACGCGGATTTCACGATCATCACCCGCAGCCGCACTGTTACGGGAACTGTGGCAACGCGCGATCGGCTTCACGATATCAGCTTATCGCTTGTGCGATCCGTCTATCCGGTCACGACCGGCATTCGTTTGGTTGGCGTCGCTGTTTCCAAATTTGCATCCGACACCGACGACCAGCTTGATCTCGCTTTAGATGCGAAGCACAGCTAG
- a CDS encoding DUF488 domain-containing protein produces MTASFPASHLRLKRAYEPPAPSDGVRILVDRLWPRGVSKEKASLAEWEKDIAPSTELRKWFGHDPARWEEFQRRYRAELREHADILKHIRALAKSHTVTLVYSARDEDHNDAVVLKDVLLGRNA; encoded by the coding sequence ATGACCGCATCTTTTCCAGCATCGCATCTGCGTTTGAAACGCGCCTACGAACCGCCCGCGCCTTCCGACGGCGTTCGGATACTCGTCGATCGGCTTTGGCCTCGCGGGGTCAGTAAAGAAAAAGCTTCGCTCGCCGAGTGGGAAAAAGATATTGCGCCGAGCACGGAACTCCGGAAATGGTTCGGCCACGATCCGGCACGCTGGGAGGAATTTCAGCGCCGCTACCGAGCCGAGCTTCGAGAACACGCAGATATCCTGAAGCACATTCGTGCGCTGGCCAAGTCGCATACGGTCACCCTCGTTTACAGCGCACGTGACGAGGACCACAATGATGCGGTCGTCCTGAAGGACGTCCTGCTCGGACGGAATGCCTAA
- a CDS encoding uracil-DNA glycosylase family protein has protein sequence MSSHANALGGLVRSIRACRICRDNPRYGKPLGHEPRPILQISKTSRICIAGQAPGTRVHKSGRPFDDPSGVRLRQWLGIDEVAFYDSSKIAIIGMGFCFPGLRPDGSDLPPRRECAEIWRAALFAQLPSVKLLVIIGGYAQRWHLGQEAAKQGVNQTVQQWRDVYDADPSLRRIPLPHPSWHNNKWLERNPWFDADLLPVLRADVRRLLK, from the coding sequence CTGTCGTCTCACGCCAACGCACTCGGCGGGTTGGTGAGGTCGATCCGCGCGTGCCGGATCTGCCGTGATAATCCCCGCTATGGGAAGCCGTTGGGCCACGAACCGCGTCCCATCCTCCAGATTTCGAAGACGTCGCGCATCTGCATCGCTGGCCAAGCTCCCGGAACGCGCGTCCATAAAAGCGGCCGTCCGTTTGATGATCCATCTGGCGTCAGGTTGAGGCAGTGGCTCGGTATTGATGAGGTCGCGTTCTACGATTCCTCCAAGATCGCGATCATCGGGATGGGATTTTGCTTTCCGGGATTGAGGCCCGACGGCAGTGACCTGCCGCCCCGCCGGGAGTGCGCGGAGATTTGGCGAGCGGCATTGTTCGCGCAGTTGCCGAGTGTGAAGCTGCTCGTGATCATCGGCGGCTACGCTCAACGATGGCATCTCGGCCAGGAGGCGGCGAAGCAGGGCGTCAATCAGACGGTGCAGCAATGGCGTGATGTTTACGACGCTGATCCGTCATTGCGCAGAATTCCGCTGCCGCATCCATCGTGGCACAACAACAAATGGCTTGAACGCAATCCGTGGTTCGACGCGGATCTGCTCCCCGTGCTGCGCGCAGACGTGCGTCGCCTGCTCAAATGA
- a CDS encoding type 1 glutamine amidotransferase domain-containing protein — MKVLMVITSHDTLGNTGRKTGFWLEELAAPYYVFKDSGAEITLASPKGGRPPLDPKSNEPEFRTELTRRFEKDAAAEAQLDKTVRLDSVRQEDFDSVFYPGGHGPMWDLAEDKHSIKLIESFLAAGKPIAVVCHSTGALRHVKTPDGRVFVEGKEVTGFTDGEEEAVGLTKVVPFLVEDEMLKLGAVFSKKANWTSHVVTDGLLTTGQNPSSSGPAANVLLAEIAEHRKATAPAKS; from the coding sequence ATGAAGGTTCTGATGGTGATAACCTCGCACGACACTCTCGGCAATACCGGCCGCAAGACCGGCTTTTGGCTCGAAGAGCTTGCTGCTCCCTATTACGTATTCAAGGACTCTGGAGCTGAGATCACCCTTGCATCTCCGAAGGGCGGCCGGCCACCGCTTGACCCTAAGAGCAACGAACCTGAATTCCGAACTGAGTTGACACGCCGGTTCGAGAAGGACGCGGCCGCTGAGGCTCAGCTCGACAAAACCGTTCGTCTCGACAGCGTCAGACAAGAAGACTTCGACAGCGTTTTCTATCCGGGCGGTCATGGCCCAATGTGGGATCTCGCCGAAGACAAGCACTCCATCAAGTTGATAGAATCCTTCCTTGCCGCCGGCAAACCGATAGCTGTGGTCTGTCATTCCACCGGAGCGCTGCGTCATGTCAAAACACCGGACGGCAGGGTTTTCGTAGAGGGCAAGGAAGTTACGGGCTTTACCGATGGTGAAGAGGAAGCAGTCGGTCTCACGAAAGTCGTGCCCTTCTTGGTCGAAGATGAAATGTTGAAGCTGGGCGCCGTCTTTTCGAAGAAAGCGAACTGGACATCTCACGTCGTGACCGACGGCCTGCTGACGACGGGACAGAATCCCAGTTCTTCGGGTCCGGCAGCCAATGTTCTCCTCGCCGAAATAGCCGAGCACCGCAAGGCGACTGCACCTGCGAAATCATGA
- a CDS encoding c-type cytochrome, whose amino-acid sequence MTRLTAGVFLIGILAIGCFAVFQPAPAVAQTLDELATGCAGCHGENGVPIDKTIPNIWGQNRSYLLNQLLDFKRGHRVNEQMSPMVEALSKADMEALATHFSKLAWPDLQQPPVPDDVKAKARAILNPLNCRGCHQEHYQGDMVRPRLAGQQDEYLVKTMTDFHTGDRKTYLGMVALMKSIDEADIKALGAYLAALQLPAHSDQPH is encoded by the coding sequence ATGACAAGGCTCACCGCAGGCGTGTTTCTTATCGGCATTTTGGCGATCGGATGTTTCGCCGTTTTTCAACCCGCTCCCGCGGTCGCCCAAACGTTAGATGAGCTCGCAACGGGTTGCGCGGGTTGCCACGGCGAGAACGGCGTTCCGATCGACAAGACAATCCCGAACATCTGGGGACAGAACCGCTCCTACCTGCTGAACCAGCTTCTCGATTTCAAACGGGGGCACCGTGTGAATGAGCAGATGAGCCCTATGGTCGAGGCGCTCAGCAAGGCGGACATGGAAGCGCTTGCGACGCACTTCTCGAAACTGGCGTGGCCGGATCTGCAGCAGCCACCCGTGCCGGATGATGTAAAGGCCAAGGCCCGCGCAATCCTTAATCCGTTGAATTGCCGGGGCTGTCACCAGGAGCACTATCAGGGCGATATGGTGAGGCCGCGTCTTGCCGGCCAGCAGGACGAATACCTGGTCAAGACGATGACGGATTTCCATACCGGCGACCGCAAGACTTATCTCGGCATGGTCGCCTTGATGAAGTCCATCGATGAAGCGGATATCAAGGCGCTGGGGGCGTATCTGGCAGCTCTGCAGCTCCCCGCCCATAGTGATCAGCCTCACTGA
- a CDS encoding LysR family transcriptional regulator, producing the protein MAETGSFTTAARKLGRDASVISRRLSQLEEQLGIRLMSRTTRRVTLTEAGKLYYRRIQVILDELAQANREASDIATSPQGVLRISLPVTFGRQWIAPLLPAFLKQHPQIRIDAHFSDRRVDLVADGFDIAIRVGTLRDSSLTVRKIASYRYVMAAAPSYLAKRGTPRTPESLAKHDCLGFSGHAAWPDWLLMKDGKRRTVHPTGPPRGGQFGSGADGGD; encoded by the coding sequence GTGGCGGAGACAGGGAGCTTCACGACGGCCGCACGCAAGCTGGGTCGTGATGCGTCCGTCATTTCGCGGCGGCTCAGTCAGCTCGAGGAGCAGCTAGGCATCCGCTTGATGTCTCGCACGACGAGACGGGTGACGCTGACCGAAGCCGGCAAACTCTACTACAGACGCATTCAGGTCATCCTCGACGAACTCGCTCAAGCGAACCGCGAAGCAAGTGACATAGCCACCAGCCCGCAAGGCGTCTTGAGGATCTCTCTGCCTGTTACATTCGGCCGCCAATGGATCGCGCCTCTCCTTCCGGCGTTTCTCAAGCAACACCCGCAAATTCGGATCGACGCTCATTTCTCCGACCGCCGCGTCGATCTCGTCGCAGATGGATTTGATATCGCCATTCGCGTGGGCACACTGCGCGACAGCTCACTGACGGTCCGGAAAATTGCCTCATACCGGTATGTGATGGCGGCCGCCCCAAGCTATCTCGCCAAGCGCGGCACGCCTCGCACGCCAGAAAGCTTGGCTAAACACGATTGCTTAGGATTTTCAGGACACGCCGCTTGGCCTGACTGGCTTCTCATGAAGGACGGCAAGCGCAGGACAGTGCATCCTACTGGGCCCCCTCGTGGCGGACAATTCGGAAGCGGTGCTGATGGCGGCGATTGA